The sequence GAGAACTACCGGATGCGGGACGAGGTGCTGGAGGCGTATGTCCGCAGATATATCCAGAGCCAGAACACACCGGAAATCAGCTTTGCCTGGCAGGGCGGAGAGCCAACCCTGATGGGGCTGGATTTTTTCCGGAAGGTGGTGGCGTTGCAACGGCAGTATGCCGGCGGGCGTCCGGTGAACAATTCGTTCCAAACCAACGGCACCAACCTCGACGAGGAGTGGTGCCGGTTTTTCGCCCGCGAAAACTTCCTGGTTGGCCTGAGCCTCGATGGGCCGGAGCATATCCACAACCGCTACCGCGTCGATAAGGGCGGGGCGGGCTCGTTCGGGCGCGTGTTCGCCGCGATGGAGCTGCTGAAGAAGTGGCGCGTGGAGTTCAATACGCTCACCTGCGTGACCCGCCAGAGCCCGGACGAGGCGGTGGAAATCTACGGTTTCCTCAAGAAGCACGGCGTGAAGTTCATGCAGTTTATCCCGATCGTCGAGCGTGCCGGCGACCGGGCGGCGCACGCCGTTGGCCTGGAGTTGGCCGCGCCGCCGGATCTGCGGGCGGACGACAATCCGGATGGGATGATGCCTTGGGCGGTGTCGCCGGAGGGCTTCGGCCAATTCCTGTGCAAAATTTTCGACGAGTGGATCAAGGCCGATGTCGGCCGGGTTTTCGTGAATCTTTTCGATGTGGCGCTGAGTGCCTGGTGTGGCATGGAGCCGAATCTCTGCACGTTTTCGCGCCGGTGCGGACAGGCCGTCGCGATGGAGCACGATGGGGGCATCTATTCCTGCGACCACTATGTCTACCCGTCCTATTACCTCGGAAACATCATGGAACAGTCGTTGGAGGAGATGGTCTATTCCAAGGAGCAGGCCAAGTTCGGCAACGACAAGTGGGATGCGCTTCCGAACTATTGCCGGGAATGCGAATTCCTGTTTGCCTGCAACGGCGAGTGCCCGAAGCACCGTTTTATGAAGACACCTGATGGCGAACCGGGGTTGAACTATCTGTGCGCGGGGTATAAAACGTTCTTCAAACACATCGATCCGAAATTGCGGGAGATGGCGGCACTTGTCCAAAAAGGGCGGCCAGCGGCGGACATAATGAAGACGGATGCTGCTCCGGCGGTGCCTCCGAAGGCCTCCGCCGAGGTTGGGCGCAACGACCGCTGCCCGTGCGGAAGCGGTAAAAAATTCAAGAAATGCTGTGGAAAGTAGATTTATGAGCGAAGAAGCAACAACCAACGTGCAG is a genomic window of Pontiella desulfatans containing:
- a CDS encoding anaerobic sulfatase maturase, which gives rise to MSNSPSYKPNSAPRTFHVMTKPIGPLCNLDCKYCFYLEKEKLFPSGENYRMRDEVLEAYVRRYIQSQNTPEISFAWQGGEPTLMGLDFFRKVVALQRQYAGGRPVNNSFQTNGTNLDEEWCRFFARENFLVGLSLDGPEHIHNRYRVDKGGAGSFGRVFAAMELLKKWRVEFNTLTCVTRQSPDEAVEIYGFLKKHGVKFMQFIPIVERAGDRAAHAVGLELAAPPDLRADDNPDGMMPWAVSPEGFGQFLCKIFDEWIKADVGRVFVNLFDVALSAWCGMEPNLCTFSRRCGQAVAMEHDGGIYSCDHYVYPSYYLGNIMEQSLEEMVYSKEQAKFGNDKWDALPNYCRECEFLFACNGECPKHRFMKTPDGEPGLNYLCAGYKTFFKHIDPKLREMAALVQKGRPAADIMKTDAAPAVPPKASAEVGRNDRCPCGSGKKFKKCCGK